One stretch of Tribolium castaneum strain GA2 chromosome 5, icTriCast1.1, whole genome shotgun sequence DNA includes these proteins:
- the LOC103312939 gene encoding MRN complex-interacting protein isoform X2 yields the protein MPQEYHVLQCFSCETFQVDIVKKLPKWACKMCGEKQSVKKVYAKASAKECRLIVQSLNAQRLVQPKFERAGSPLGESADDSALCSEKTNKWAEFVTVTTCVQTSY from the exons atgCCACAAGAATATCACGTTTTGCAGTGTTTCAGTTGTGAGACGTTTCAG GTAGATATCGTAAAAAAGTTGCCCAAATGGGCTTGCAAAATGTGTGGAGAAAAACAATCCGTTAAGAAG GTCTATGCTAAAGCTTCGGCGAAAGAGTGCCGTTTAATTGTGCAGTCTCTTAACGCACAGAGATTAGTGCAACCAAAGTTTGAACGTGCTGGGAGCCCCCTTGGTGAAAGTGCCGATGATTCTGCCCTTTGCAGTGAAAAGACAAACAAATGGGCCGAGTTTGTGACAG TCACAACCTGCGTTCAAACAAGTTAttga
- the LOC103312939 gene encoding MRN complex-interacting protein isoform X1 — translation MPQEYHVLQCFSCETFQVDIVKKLPKWACKMCGEKQSVKKVYAKASAKECRLIVQSLNAQRLVQPKFERAGSPLGESADDSALCSEKTNKWAEFVTGNLLESCEQSKFDSQQSQPAFKQVIDNEKTRKWPESGASIFEDESEDIDSMFEL, via the exons atgCCACAAGAATATCACGTTTTGCAGTGTTTCAGTTGTGAGACGTTTCAG GTAGATATCGTAAAAAAGTTGCCCAAATGGGCTTGCAAAATGTGTGGAGAAAAACAATCCGTTAAGAAG GTCTATGCTAAAGCTTCGGCGAAAGAGTGCCGTTTAATTGTGCAGTCTCTTAACGCACAGAGATTAGTGCAACCAAAGTTTGAACGTGCTGGGAGCCCCCTTGGTGAAAGTGCCGATGATTCTGCCCTTTGCAGTGAAAAGACAAACAAATGGGCCGAGTTTGTGACAGGTAATTTGCTTGAAAGTTGTGAACAATCCAAATTTGACTCACAACAGTCACAACCTGCGTTCAAACAAGTTAttgataatgaaaaaacacgtAAGTGGCCCGAGTCTGGGGCCAGTATATTTGAAGATGAAAGTGAGGATATTGATTCAATGTTTGAACTGTGA